From Peromyscus eremicus chromosome 3, PerEre_H2_v1, whole genome shotgun sequence, one genomic window encodes:
- the Znf239 gene encoding LOW QUALITY PROTEIN: zinc finger protein 239 (The sequence of the model RefSeq protein was modified relative to this genomic sequence to represent the inferred CDS: inserted 3 bases in 2 codons; deleted 3 bases in 3 codons): protein MARQVSSVKLCKKPLRKKVLFLTEERTEKRNKRGVSPIDHCSENLQVKLTSDVTEPTGPLLFPSETTCQNVQFKGSLVPSDCEXKDIRRWKPPLVTCSLQRNHTKEPVTVMTLGRRLSXNPDGQLTKPPASDKLYRCGQCGENFTQNSELTLHQRDRLKGKACGCEPCGTGFTGSLSAAHQAVPMDGKPYKCDRCGKGFTRSSSLLVHHAVHTGEKPYKCDSCGKGFSQSSKLHIHQRVHTGEKPYECEECGMSFSQRSNLHIHQRVHTGERPYKCGDCGKGFSQSSNLHIHRCVHTGEKPYQCCECGRSFSQSSDLRIHLRVHTGEKPYHCGKCGRNFSQSSKLLIHQRVHTGEKPYECSKCGRGFSQSSNLHIHQRVHRKDLH from the exons ATGGCCAGACAGGTCTCCTCTGTGAAGTTGTGTAAGAAGCCTCTGAGGAAAAAAGTTCTCTTCCTAACTGAAGAAAGAACCGAGAAAAGGAATAAGCGGGGAGTGTCA CCCATAGACCACTGTTCAGAGAATCTTCAAGTTAAACTCACATCTGATGTAACAGAACCAACCGGT CCTCTGTTGTTCCCTAGTGAGACAACTTGTCAAAATGTCCAGTTCAAAGGCTCCTTAGTTCCCTCTGACTGTG GTAAAGACATTCGTAGATGGAAGCCACCATTAGTCACCTGCAGTCTTCAGAGAAACCACACAAAGGAACCTGTAACTGTAATGACTCTGGGAAGGCGCTTATC CAACCCAGATGGTCAGCTCACGAAACCCCCCGCTTCAGACAAACTATACAGATGTGGTCAGTGTGGTGAGAACTTCACTCAGAACTCAGAACTAACGCTCCATCAGAGAGACCGCCTGAAAGGAAAAGCCTGTGGGTGTGAGCCTTGTGGGACAGGCTTCACCGGGAGCTTGTCTGCTGCCCACCAAGCAGTCCCCATGGATGGGAAACCTTACAAGTGTGACCGGTGTGGGAAGGGCTTCACCAGGAGCTCAAGTCTGCTCGTCCATCACGCTGTCCACACAGGTGAGAAACCGTACAAGTGTGACAGCTGTGGGAAGGGTTTCAGCCAGAGCTCCAAGCTGCACATCCACCAGAGG GTCCACACCGGGGAGAAGCCCTACGAGTGTGAGGAGTGTGGCATGAGCTTCAGTCAGCGGTCAAACCTGCACATCCACCAGCGTGTCCACACGGGAGAGAGGCCCTACAAGTGTGGGGACTGTGGGAAGGGTTTCAGCCAGAGCTCCAACCTGCACATCCACCGGTGCGTCCACACGGGAGAGAAACCCTACCAGTGCTGTGAGTGCGGGAGGAGCTTCAGCCAGAGCTCAGACCTGCGAATCCACCTCAGAGTGCACACTGGGGAAAAGCCCTACCACTGCGGCAAGTGCGGGAGGAACTTCAGCCAGAGCTCCAAACTCCTCATCCACCAGAGAGTGCACAccggagagaagccctatgagtgCAGTAAGTGTGGGAGGGGCTTCAGCCAGAGCTCCAACCTGCACATCCACCAGCGGGTTCACAGGAAGGACCTTCACTGA